AGACATCTTGCGAGCGACCCGTTTCTTCATGTGGACTGATTCTCGAGGCGTATTGTGGAGAGATGTATTGAGGGAGAATGCTAGGAAGGAATTCGAAGAGGCACGGTTCGAGAAAGATCCGGAAATCGTGACCCGGTTGCTTATTGGTGGCCGAGATGCCGTGGAATCGGCACTTGAAAAACTCGCCGAGAAGCAGAGACAGCAGATTGAGAAGGAACGAGGACACGGCGGAGATCGCAGGTGAACTGGTACGGATCATTTTCCTTCCCACTTATTAATAGTATAATCGAACCTTTTCCTTTATCTAATGAATTGGGCTTTAGATACCAAGGATTTGAAATACCAGAAACTGAGACTTCACATTTTTTGGGTAAGAATAAAGTTGTGTTCTTGTGGGAAGTGGTTAGTTCAGAACCAGTCCATCAAACCTGAAATATGATAGAATGAGAttgcttaattttttattttgatttgatgtgTTGCAGTTTTTCTGATGAACAAATGGAATAATTGAGGATGTATTCAGGCGGGGTCTTGGGTGGTGATTCTTAAGTGTCAACTGTCTCAGGCATCTGGCAGCGCCTGCTTACAGGAAGCTGCTTGTTTCAGACAGTTGATGCCGGTCTTTATAGACTTGCAGTGCGAGATTATGAAGGTTGATTTATTTTTGTTGTTTCTTGGGTGGGGATTTAAGTTGAGCTGTGGAAAGTGATACTGTTATTAATCCAAAAGATGCATGTAATGTGAACTAGATCTTATATGATTTTgataattattcaattaaatgtttatatcgaatttgtaaaattaattaagatgaACGTAATGAATGTACAAATCTAAAACATAAAAAACTCCTTTCCATGGATTTAGGGAAATTTTTGTTTAGATCAAGTTtacatgaattttatatatttatatcacACTCTTAAAtgattttcttttccatttgaaaattttcttatttaccCTAATTTGAGTGCTTAGGGTTGAACAATAATTGAGAATTGAGAATGCCAAGATTCCGTATGCAACAATGAGGAAATTTGGAGAAAAAAAGCCCTTCAATCTAGTTGAGGTAAATTAACAATGTTCTAAAGTCGTATGCATGTTTTTTCTCACAGAAGCTGAATTCAGATATATAAAATTAGTAAACAATGCTGTCCTATAATGCAATAATGTTCGCAAAATTTGTCTTCTCAAACAAGATGACTGTTGCTTATTATCTGCACTGCAATAGATTTTCATTTCCCAGATCAGGTACAGACATGGTAAAAGAATCATGATATTGAATCCTCccctcctttttcttttatccTCGGCAATATTTCATAAAACCAAGGGTATGTTTGGTTGGGGTAATTTAGGAAGGAAAGTTTAACTTTCTGAAAAGTATGAAACATTGACTTATTTGGTTAGCATGATTTTATAACTTTCAACTTTCTATTTGAATTCTtgagaagaagaataaaaaggttTGGACTGCATTGATGAGGTTAATGCATCATTATACAAGGTCTCAAAGACATTACCAATAGAAATTTTGGAGCAAATGAAAGCATCCCAAGAGAGATTGAGATCTATGTGATCTCGTTGTGCAAATTGCAATTATTTTTATGACATTTGAATAGAAGTCTGCAATCTCTATTTTATTTGTGTGATTTGGAATTGGATATGCTGCTAGGCTTCT
The sequence above is a segment of the Manihot esculenta cultivar AM560-2 chromosome 5, M.esculenta_v8, whole genome shotgun sequence genome. Coding sequences within it:
- the LOC110615836 gene encoding uncharacterized protein LOC110615836, producing MSAKLQKCRNLSIFTSSIARNSVVSNQRLLHNGPDTIEELLDRHIVKKEKSLDDDEEELLNRQRLTSNRREALHLYRDILRATRFFMWTDSRGVLWRDVLRENARKEFEEARFEKDPEIVTRLLIGGRDAVESALEKLAEKQRQQIEKERGHGGDRR